The following proteins are co-located in the Thermus thermophilus HB8 genome:
- a CDS encoding 50S ribosomal protein L25 produces the protein MEYRLKAYYREGEKPSALRRAGKLPGVMYNRHLNRKVYVDLVEFDKVFRQASIHHVIVLELPDGQSLPTLVRQVNLDKRRRRPEHVDFFVLSDEPVEMYVPLRFVGTPAGVRAGGVLQEIHRDILVKVSPRNIPEFIEVDVSGLEIGDSLHASDLKLPPGVELAVSPEETIAAVVPPEDVEKLAEEAAAEVAEPEVIKKGKEEEEE, from the coding sequence ATGGAGTACCGTTTGAAAGCGTACTACCGCGAGGGAGAGAAGCCGTCGGCCCTCAGGCGGGCGGGCAAGCTGCCTGGGGTCATGTACAACCGGCACCTGAACCGGAAGGTCTACGTGGACCTGGTGGAGTTTGACAAGGTCTTCCGCCAGGCCTCCATCCACCACGTCATCGTCCTGGAGCTTCCCGACGGCCAGAGCCTGCCCACCTTGGTGCGCCAGGTGAACCTGGACAAGCGGCGTCGGCGCCCCGAGCACGTGGACTTCTTCGTCCTCTCCGACGAGCCCGTGGAGATGTACGTGCCCCTCCGCTTCGTGGGCACCCCGGCCGGGGTGCGGGCGGGCGGCGTGCTCCAGGAGATCCACCGGGACATCCTGGTAAAGGTCTCCCCCCGGAACATCCCCGAGTTCATTGAGGTGGACGTGAGCGGCCTGGAGATCGGCGACAGCCTCCACGCCTCCGACCTCAAGCTGCCTCCTGGGGTGGAGCTCGCCGTCTCCCCCGAGGAGACCATCGCCGCCGTGGTCCCGCCTGAGGACGTGGAGAAGCTCGCCGAGGAAGCGGCGGCCGAGGTGGCGGAGCCCGAGGTCATCAAGAAGGGCAAGGAAGAGGAAGAGGAGTAG